In one Elusimicrobiota bacterium genomic region, the following are encoded:
- a CDS encoding acylphosphatase, giving the protein MPDPLTRRRFVVSGRVQGVGFRWFAQRWAERLGLRGWVSNLEDGSVASEAEGPAQAVAEFERRLRAGPAGAQVNAVEATERKPEGGPSSFDIL; this is encoded by the coding sequence ATGCCCGACCCCTTGACCCGCCGGCGTTTCGTCGTGTCCGGGCGCGTGCAGGGAGTCGGGTTCCGTTGGTTCGCGCAGCGCTGGGCCGAAAGGCTGGGGCTGCGCGGTTGGGTGAGCAACCTGGAGGACGGGTCGGTGGCGTCCGAGGCGGAAGGTCCGGCCCAGGCGGTCGCGGAGTTCGAGCGGCGCCTGCGGGCCGGGCCGGCTGGGGCGCAAGTGAACGCAGTCGAGGCGACGGAGCGCAAGCCCGAAGGCGGGCCGTCGTCCTTCGACATATTGTAG